The nucleotide window ACACCCAGCCCCAAAAAGCTCAGGAAAGATTCTTCCAGCATCACGGTAGGAATAGTCAACGTCAAATAGACCAGCACAATCCCCCTCACCTGTGGTAGAATATGTTTCCACAAGATAGCAAAATGATTTTGGCCGAGCGCCCGAGCCGCTTGGATAAATTGTAATTCCTTAATCATCAGGACTTGTCCACGCACGATTCGTGCCATGGTGAGCCACTCGACGCAGCCTAATCCGATGAAAAGAAGCAAAATGCGTGCGTGCGGAAGTAGAGCATGGAGGTTGAGCTCGTGAAGAAGGCTCGTGGTAGGTTTATCCAGCAAGGTGATAATCAGAATGACAAAAATCAGTCGCGGTAGCGAATACAATGTGTCCACTAGACGCATTAAGAGATTATCTATCCAGCCGCCGAAGTAGCCCGCAAGCGCTCCTACTGTCACTCCGATCATCAGACTTATCGTTGCCCCAGTGATTCCTACTAACAATGTGATCCGCAGACCATAAGCTACACGGGTGAGCACATCTCGACCATGTAGATCAGTGCCTCCCCAATGTTCCCAAGATGGCGGTGAAAACTGACGTTCAGACCGCGCAGAAGGATCGTAAGGGCTGATCCATGGCACAATCACTGCAAAAGCTACGATTATTCCAAGAAGGCAGAACAATAGAGGAAACTGTCGTGATTCTGAATCCTGATGCACATTCATGAAAGTCGGATACGTTTGTCAACAAAGGTGTAAAGCAGATCTGTAACTAAATTAAAAAGAATCAGGAGCAGGCTGAATGTCAAAACGACACCTCCGATCAAAAAGACATCACGATTAAGAACGCTATTCACAAAAAAAGGCCCCATACCAGGGATGTGAAAGATAGTTTCCACGACGATTGAGCCCGTTAACAAATGTGCTGCAAGCGGACCGCAATACGAGATAATCGGAAGAATGGCGACTTTCAGGGCATGTTTGTAAACAACCTTATTTTCCGACAACCCCTTCGCTCGTGCGGTGCGGATAAAGTCAGAGGAGAGCACCTCGAGCAAAGAAGTCCTCATCAATCGCGCAATCGCAGCGGCTGCAGGTAACCCTAGACACAAGGAAGGCAAGACTAAAGCCAATGGCGAGTCGAATCCTGCAACTGGAAAAATTGGAATTGAGATGCCCCACATGAGGATTAGTAATGGTGCCAGCAAAAAGCTAGGGGTAGAGATGCCTACTAAAGCGATCAAGCGCGTGAAGATGTCGGTCGTCTGACCATGATGGGTCGCAGCAACGACTCCAAGCGGGATGCCGATCAAAAGGGCTATCAACAGTCCGGAAAATCCTAGCATCATGGAGATCGGTAAAGTCTGGGCCAAGATTTCGTTTACCGAACGATCCCGATATTTGGTTGAGAGCCGAAGATCCCCACGAAGTAGATCCATGAGGTAATAGAGATACTGTTCATGCACAGGACCGGAAATTTTGTAACGTGCTTCAAGTTCCTGAAGAACTCTAGGTGGGATAGTCCCTCGATCCAGACTAAATGGGCTTCCCGGGGAGAGCCGCATAAAGAAAAAAGTAATTGTGACCACAAGGAACAAAACAGGAATAGCCAGCAACAGACGCCGCAGGAGGTAGCTCAACATGGATTCTGCTCGGATTATGCGTGGGGAGGAGGAATTCGGATAACATTGACAGGATAGCGGATCTTAAGTTGCCCATCGAGTAGAATTTCAACGTGATAAATGCCATACTCCTTAAATTCAAGCCCCGTGAAAACATTCACGTTGGTGGTGTGACTTTCTACGTCTTTCAGTTCGAATTGAATCGTCGCCTCGCCTATCACGGTCTCCTCATCAGGAGCTACTATTTTCGTAACTTGAGTGTATTGGCCGCTGCCAGAACACCATCGAGTCCAGACACAAGCTTTAAATATTCGGATTGGCAAGCTAGGTGCGCCGATAAAATTGACGACACCAACGATGGTGTTGGATCCACTGGCCTCCATTCGAACGTCCTCGCACAAGAGTGAACCTTGCAGGTCTGGAATCATATTTGGACTTTAGAACATTACGGAAAAAACTGAAGCGATTATTTTAGGGATTAGCGTTGCGAAAAAATTTCAACTAATTTAACCTTCAATTATGTCTGATATTACACAATTCATAGCCCACGGAGCAGAGAGAATAACTCCACGTATTCTCAAGAATCTCTTACATCGTTTACCAATGTTAAAATTAGAATTCACACAAATTAAGGACCCCAATTATCCTCATTTAGTTGACCAACTCGAGTTTCTCTCAGATGCACTAGAGGATTCACTCGAAGAAGCCTACATCGACTTACCAATAGTTGCTGTAGCTGCAATAGCCTTTGCGATTATTTACGCACACAATGTCTCAGATCTAATCCCCGATCACATACATCCACTTGGCCATGCAGATGACTCTGCCGTAGTCAGAGGGGTATTAACGCTGTATGAGAAGGATTTACGTGCTTACGCTTTGTTCATTGGTGCAAATTGGGATAAAATATCCACCAAACCTTGAGCTAATTAAAGTTAAGATTAAAATTATTGCGTAATTTATATCTACTCGATCCATAGGGTGTAAGGCAGTTAGTTTGCCAAGATGGTCAAGAAAATTTAAAATAAAACGCATTTTTTTTGTTGCATTTTTTATTTAGCATCATATATTACTAGCATGAAAACAAATAAAAAATTCACTTTTCTGTTGTTGTATAGTTTGCTTTTTGGTTGTTTTTTTCTTGAAACTAAGGCACAGCCAGGTCTTACTTGGGCAACATATTACGGACACGGACACGGATCTGAAACTATTAACGATATCTTAGTCCTTTCCAATGGAAATGTAATCATAGTTGGCTATGGAGGATCGGAAGGTAATACATCGCCTTTGGTAAGCCCTGGTGCTCCTTATACGCAAGGAAATCCTTTCATCGCTTGTTTTAATCCGAATGGTGATCGCTTATGGGCTACTCGTTTTCCAGTAGGAAGTGGTCCTTTGCGCGAAATAACTGAAATCGGTGTAGGAGTGGATAATTCGCTATATGTTTGTGGCTTCACAGATTGGGATCAGCTCCCAACAACTCCAGGAGTTTATCAAGTATCCCACGGGGGATCATACGACGCCTTTGTTGCAAAGCTCAACCCGAATAACGGATCAATCATCTGGCTAAGCTACTATGGCGGTGTTGGTTGGGATCAAGCTAACGGTTTAGGAATTGCATCCGATGGGATATACATTTGTGGATCTGGCGGAGTAAATTATTCAGGCCCGCTTCCAGTTCATAAGCCTGCTCCCAACTGGCTTGATCAAGAAGAAGCCTTCTTGGCTAAATTTCATCCGAATAACGGCACTCTCATCTGGACCACTTACATCGGCGGAAGTGGAAACGACAAAGCGTTAGATGTTGTAATAGGAGTAAACGGCAATGTTTACGTCTCTGGTATCACTTCTTCTAGCAATAATATGGATACGCTCGGGCAAACTCCTCCACCGCCCGCCGGCTCAAATTCTAATTTTATTGCCTGCTTTAATCCATCCAATGGCCAAAGACTATGGAGTCGATATTTTGGAGAATCCTATAGTTTTCACTCTAACACTCTCGAAGCAGCATCCAACGGTGATTTGGTATTCTTCGCCTCAGTATCGGCAGGGCACTCAAGTCTAGTAACGCCAGGGAGTTTTCAATTGACGACTGACGCTAACCCAAGTAATCCAGGCTCGGTCATCGCCAGGTTCAACCCATCAGGAATGCTTGTGTGGGGAAGTTATTATTCTGGTAAAAATACACCTAGTAAAAAGGGACTAGCTTTAGACTCTCAAAATAATGTCTATATTACTTCCAACTATAATCATGTAGGTAACTTAATAACCCCAGGGGCGTTCAACTTACAGTCTACTTACGGAGGCTTCTACTTGGCAAAGTTCAATTTCAGCAACGGCCAAAGGATATGGGGCACAGTAGTCGGTGCGACGCATGGACCCGCTGGGGCTATGGCGATTGGTGTCGGACAAGGAAATAAAGTGTATGTTGGCGGAATAACGCCAGATGGGTTCCCCGCAAATACCTACCAAACTACTAAATCTGATTCCAGCGACGCATTCCTAGCACAATTCATTGAAATCCACGTAGATTTATCCAATGTCCCATCATGTGCTCACCCCGGCCAATCCATTAATGTCAACATTCCTGCCACGACACTCAGCAACTGCTACAACATCTCCCTTTCCGCCTCAGGACTTCCTCCAGGAATTAATTTTATCCCTACTGCAAATGGCGGACAGCTTCAGGGCACGTTTAGCACCGCAGGAACATTCACTCTAAACATCCACGCCAACAATTCCTGCGGACATTCCGGCACATTCAAAAAGGTCATCAAGGTCGGAAATCCGCCATTTCTTCCTGCACTCCCGAATGCAAGCGGAACCCAAGGTAACCCCTTCACCTATAACGTTCCAGCCGCTACTGTGTCAACCCACTTACAACCTGCAACCTACTCTGCTACGAATCTCCCAGCAGGCCTAACGATCAATTCCACAAACGGCCAGATCACTGGCACACCTACTGTTCACGGCAATTTCACAGCTAACGTCACCGTCACTGATGCGTGTAATTTCATCGCATCACAACCGTTGAGCATCAACATCGCTCCAGGATGCTTTATTCCAAATATGTCTATGTCCACGTCCTCTGATACTTGCAACTCCATTCAAATCACCTGGAACCCTATGAGCATCTGTCCATCCTCGACTCACATATCGTTCCGCTACAAACCTTCGTCTTCATCCACTTGGATAACAATCCCTGTAACATCACGTCCTGCGGTCAGCGCTGGTTCCTACACACTGATGAGCTTGCCTCCCGGCACATACGACATTCAAGCAGCCGTTGTTACCGGCGGACAAAACGGAACGGTCGGCAATTACGAAAACCTACCCGCCGCCACCATTACCTGTATTAATTCATCATCGTTGCCAAGCTGTGCCGTGGTCGGCGACAACCTCAACGCATCAATCACTATAGCCACGGGATGCCAGCCTGCAAACCTCACAGCGAGCGGACTTCCTCCAGGCATTACATTTACTCCCTCACCCTCGGGTGGAACGTTGCAAGGCACATTCTCATCTGCAGGCACCTACACAATCGCCATTCAAGGTCCAAGCAACTGCGGCAGCATCGTTCCTCAACTCATAACAATTAAAGTTGGCTCTAATCCTACTTCCCTACCCAACTATCCGCAACAGTATGGTCTCGTAGGACAAGCTTTTAACTACAACGCCTCGGGAAATAGTGATTCCAACTTTAATCCCACCTCCTATTCCGCCACCGGCCTGCCTCCTGGTCTGAGCATCAATTCCTCAACGGGTGTAATATCAGGCACTCCCAACTCGGCCAACTTATTCAACGCCACGATCACACTCACTAACACTTGTGGCTCGGTCTCGTCTACACTTCCCATACAAATTATTCCCAATCAAGCCTGCCCAGCCTTTTCTCTCAACCCAACAGCCTCAGCACTAAACTGCACAAGCATCAAACTCGACTGGACCTCGGCCTCCGGTTGCACAACCTCCCATTACCTTGCCATCCGATACAAAATCTCAAGCGCATCAACTTGGACCAATCTCCCCAACGCCTCTAGACCAGCCGTCAACGCAAATACTTACACAATAACAGGGCTGACCCCCAACACGACATACAATCTCCAAATCCAGGTCGTAGCAAGCCAATCGGCTGCACCCAACAACGCATCTTGGATCGCTCTGCCAAATATAAACCTCCCCACTTGCCCACCTCCACCTGTTATCACAGGGCCATCAACTATTAACCATTGCGCTTCAGGAACTTTGAGCGTTTCTCTCCAAGCTACCAACTCCCCCAGCAGTTGGGCTCATCTGGGTGGTTTACCCACTGGACTTACATTAAACACCTCCACAGGTGTAATCAGCGGAACAGCCGCTGCTGGCACATACAGTGCAACCTTCACTGCGACAAACTTTAGTGGCACAAGCTCTCCATATGTCACAATCATAATTGTTAACTCCTCTCCTACGATTACCTCTTCAAATACGGCCACTACAACAGCAGGACAATCATTCAGCTACACCCTTACAGCGACTAGCTCTCTCACTCCCACCCTCACCATAACTCCGATTAATCCTGCCCCTGGACTCTCCATTAATGCCAGCACCCTAAGCGGAACACCAACTACACCTGGCACATATACATACTCCCTCAATGCATCCAATTCCTGTGGCACGACCTCTCAAACGCTTACACTAAACGTCTC belongs to Candidatus Methylacidiphilales bacterium and includes:
- a CDS encoding ABC transporter permease, producing the protein MNVHQDSESRQFPLLFCLLGIIVAFAVIVPWISPYDPSARSERQFSPPSWEHWGGTDLHGRDVLTRVAYGLRITLLVGITGATISLMIGVTVGALAGYFGGWIDNLLMRLVDTLYSLPRLIFVILIITLLDKPTTSLLHELNLHALLPHARILLLFIGLGCVEWLTMARIVRGQVLMIKELQFIQAARALGQNHFAILWKHILPQVRGIVLVYLTLTIPTVMLEESFLSFLGLGV
- a CDS encoding ABC transporter permease; this translates as MLSYLLRRLLLAIPVLFLVVTITFFFMRLSPGSPFSLDRGTIPPRVLQELEARYKISGPVHEQYLYYLMDLLRGDLRLSTKYRDRSVNEILAQTLPISMMLGFSGLLIALLIGIPLGVVAATHHGQTTDIFTRLIALVGISTPSFLLAPLLILMWGISIPIFPVAGFDSPLALVLPSLCLGLPAAAAIARLMRTSLLEVLSSDFIRTARAKGLSENKVVYKHALKVAILPIISYCGPLAAHLLTGSIVVETIFHIPGMGPFFVNSVLNRDVFLIGGVVLTFSLLLILFNLVTDLLYTFVDKRIRLS
- a CDS encoding DUF1232 domain-containing protein, with the translated sequence MSDITQFIAHGAERITPRILKNLLHRLPMLKLEFTQIKDPNYPHLVDQLEFLSDALEDSLEEAYIDLPIVAVAAIAFAIIYAHNVSDLIPDHIHPLGHADDSAVVRGVLTLYEKDLRAYALFIGANWDKISTKP
- a CDS encoding putative Ig domain-containing protein, whose amino-acid sequence is MKTNKKFTFLLLYSLLFGCFFLETKAQPGLTWATYYGHGHGSETINDILVLSNGNVIIVGYGGSEGNTSPLVSPGAPYTQGNPFIACFNPNGDRLWATRFPVGSGPLREITEIGVGVDNSLYVCGFTDWDQLPTTPGVYQVSHGGSYDAFVAKLNPNNGSIIWLSYYGGVGWDQANGLGIASDGIYICGSGGVNYSGPLPVHKPAPNWLDQEEAFLAKFHPNNGTLIWTTYIGGSGNDKALDVVIGVNGNVYVSGITSSSNNMDTLGQTPPPPAGSNSNFIACFNPSNGQRLWSRYFGESYSFHSNTLEAASNGDLVFFASVSAGHSSLVTPGSFQLTTDANPSNPGSVIARFNPSGMLVWGSYYSGKNTPSKKGLALDSQNNVYITSNYNHVGNLITPGAFNLQSTYGGFYLAKFNFSNGQRIWGTVVGATHGPAGAMAIGVGQGNKVYVGGITPDGFPANTYQTTKSDSSDAFLAQFIEIHVDLSNVPSCAHPGQSINVNIPATTLSNCYNISLSASGLPPGINFIPTANGGQLQGTFSTAGTFTLNIHANNSCGHSGTFKKVIKVGNPPFLPALPNASGTQGNPFTYNVPAATVSTHLQPATYSATNLPAGLTINSTNGQITGTPTVHGNFTANVTVTDACNFIASQPLSINIAPGCFIPNMSMSTSSDTCNSIQITWNPMSICPSSTHISFRYKPSSSSTWITIPVTSRPAVSAGSYTLMSLPPGTYDIQAAVVTGGQNGTVGNYENLPAATITCINSSSLPSCAVVGDNLNASITIATGCQPANLTASGLPPGITFTPSPSGGTLQGTFSSAGTYTIAIQGPSNCGSIVPQLITIKVGSNPTSLPNYPQQYGLVGQAFNYNASGNSDSNFNPTSYSATGLPPGLSINSSTGVISGTPNSANLFNATITLTNTCGSVSSTLPIQIIPNQACPAFSLNPTASALNCTSIKLDWTSASGCTTSHYLAIRYKISSASTWTNLPNASRPAVNANTYTITGLTPNTTYNLQIQVVASQSAAPNNASWIALPNINLPTCPPPPVITGPSTINHCASGTLSVSLQATNSPSSWAHLGGLPTGLTLNTSTGVISGTAAAGTYSATFTATNFSGTSSPYVTIIIVNSSPTITSSNTATTTAGQSFSYTLTATSSLTPTLTITPINPAPGLSINASTLSGTPTTPGTYTYSLNASNSCGTTSQTLTLNVSPAAPPVLPPISNPPSIVQGSPISPITPSAPTVASGCSPVTWSMSGHPTGLTINPSTGQITGTPTQSGNFTVTVTVTDNCGGSASQTFTLNITPATLPTITSPTSSSATMGQLYNYSLTATGTPTPSLTITPLTPAPGLNISGNTISGTPTATGTFTYLLTATNTAGTTTSTLSIAITAPPPSINYFLTQARLRAMHGGFQGDIPLILGGSIPTVDPRRHNVSRELVLIFSPATSNITTISITASDPTILGTPIFSNNNIVRVPVQNLANNTTYTIQLSTVNGTTIGNNNSFSFRIVRGDINNTNSVNAVDVNTIQAHIGQPISNTNFRYDINADGNITSLDVTQAQSNLGGSAP